A genomic segment from Chitinophaga flava encodes:
- the pafA gene encoding alkaline phosphatase PafA, with protein MKTRQILLLAILIASNTLYAQQLDRPKLVVGIMIDQMRWDYLYRYHSRYGSTGFKRLLREGFSCEQTMINYVPSVTACGHAAVYTGTGPAVNGIVGNDWYDRKTGKSVYCVYDSVVNTIGGDRKQPGGMSPRNLQSTTIGDELRMGTGFQSRVVGIALKDRAAILPAGHGANAAFWYDDATGNFISSTWYMDSLPSWASTFNKEQRAAKYIQLPWKTLYPAASYTASTADDKHYEVPIPGEDKAVFVHQFNKGKDYDLLKYSPWGNTLTLDFAKAAIVGYDLGRNATDMLALSFSTPDIAGHSFGPDAIEMEDMYLRLDKELGAFLSWLDQRYGNNYLVFLTADHGAINSPGFLQDNHLPGMAEKMGRAASLNEEISRHWGIPEAILSDAGSQLYLDTAAISKAGVPLGSLQQFIKARLKAFSGIGDAVSMDEIHNCYLPAPFNAMYINGWHAKRSGDMIVVPAPGVKNGSIMGTTHGTMYPYDTHIPLIWFGWQIKHGSSYRNISITDIAPTLCALLHIQMPSGATGQVIEEVMPGQKK; from the coding sequence ATGAAAACCCGTCAAATACTGTTGCTGGCAATCCTGATTGCCAGCAACACTTTATATGCGCAGCAGCTGGACCGACCCAAATTAGTAGTAGGCATCATGATAGATCAGATGCGATGGGATTACCTGTACCGTTATCATAGCCGTTATGGTAGCACAGGGTTTAAACGCCTGCTCCGGGAGGGTTTTAGCTGTGAACAAACGATGATCAATTATGTTCCTTCCGTTACCGCCTGTGGGCACGCCGCTGTGTATACCGGCACGGGGCCTGCTGTGAATGGCATCGTCGGAAATGATTGGTACGACCGCAAGACAGGTAAGTCAGTATACTGTGTGTATGATAGTGTTGTTAATACTATTGGTGGCGATAGGAAGCAGCCAGGTGGTATGTCGCCCCGCAATCTGCAGAGTACCACTATTGGTGATGAACTACGTATGGGCACCGGTTTCCAAAGCAGGGTAGTGGGCATCGCACTGAAAGACAGGGCTGCCATATTGCCCGCCGGCCACGGCGCCAACGCAGCCTTCTGGTACGATGATGCTACCGGTAATTTTATTAGCAGCACCTGGTACATGGACAGCCTGCCGTCCTGGGCGAGTACTTTTAACAAAGAACAACGCGCCGCAAAATATATACAGCTGCCCTGGAAAACTTTATATCCGGCTGCTTCCTATACCGCCAGCACAGCGGATGATAAGCACTATGAAGTACCTATCCCCGGGGAAGACAAAGCGGTGTTCGTCCATCAGTTTAACAAAGGAAAAGACTATGACCTGTTGAAATATTCCCCCTGGGGAAATACCCTCACATTGGATTTTGCGAAGGCCGCTATTGTAGGTTATGACCTGGGGAGAAATGCAACAGATATGCTGGCCCTCAGCTTCTCCACACCGGACATTGCCGGCCATAGCTTTGGCCCGGACGCCATTGAAATGGAAGATATGTACCTGCGGCTGGACAAGGAGCTGGGAGCATTTCTCAGCTGGCTGGACCAGCGATATGGCAACAACTATCTCGTATTTCTCACCGCAGACCATGGCGCTATCAATTCACCCGGATTCCTGCAGGACAACCATCTGCCAGGTATGGCAGAAAAGATGGGCAGGGCAGCCTCTCTAAATGAAGAGATCAGCAGACATTGGGGTATTCCTGAGGCCATTCTCTCTGATGCCGGGTCGCAGTTGTATCTGGATACGGCGGCTATCAGCAAGGCTGGGGTTCCCCTGGGAAGCTTACAACAGTTCATCAAAGCCCGGTTGAAAGCATTTTCCGGTATAGGCGATGCAGTTAGTATGGATGAAATCCACAACTGCTACCTTCCTGCACCGTTCAATGCCATGTACATAAACGGCTGGCATGCCAAACGCAGTGGAGATATGATAGTGGTGCCCGCTCCGGGTGTAAAGAATGGCAGTATTATGGGCACCACGCATGGCACTATGTACCCCTATGATACCCATATTCCTTTGATATGGTTTGGATGGCAGATAAAGCATGGCAGCAGTTATCGTAACATTAGTATTACCGATATCGCACCTACACTCTGCGCATTATTGCATATACAGATGCCCAGCGGAGCTACAGGTCAGGTGATAGAAGAGGTGATGCCAGGTCAGAAAAAATGA
- a CDS encoding RNA polymerase sigma-70 factor, which translates to MEDSTLIPILLHDWLAGNDLNFKPLFEYYFPRLKRYTMSYTDDPVISEELAMNVMLKVWQQKTRIATLNDFNSYLFTMMRHETVSMLRRKKTMMTLSAREEEAPATENITETVSYRELLVRYRECLDKLPPRRREAFILNRERGMSYAEIAAMLNVSIFTVQNHIAASLKFMRRELHDYADFLMLTAVMLMPMLTEY; encoded by the coding sequence ATGGAAGACTCCACGCTGATTCCGATACTGTTACATGACTGGCTGGCAGGAAATGATCTGAATTTCAAACCGCTTTTCGAGTATTATTTCCCGCGCCTGAAGCGCTATACAATGAGTTATACCGATGATCCTGTTATCAGCGAGGAACTTGCCATGAATGTAATGCTGAAGGTATGGCAACAGAAAACAAGGATCGCTACACTGAATGATTTCAACAGCTATCTTTTTACCATGATGCGCCATGAAACTGTTAGCATGCTGCGTCGTAAAAAGACCATGATGACGCTCAGTGCCAGGGAAGAAGAGGCTCCTGCAACAGAAAATATCACCGAAACGGTGAGCTACCGGGAGCTGCTGGTACGTTACCGGGAGTGTCTTGACAAACTTCCGCCACGCCGGCGGGAGGCGTTTATCCTTAATCGGGAGCGCGGCATGAGCTATGCAGAAATAGCTGCAATGCTGAATGTTTCCATATTTACGGTGCAGAACCATATAGCAGCATCGCTGAAATTCATGAGAAGAGAACTGCATGACTACGCCGATTTCCTCATGTTGACGGCCGTCATGCTGATGCCAATGTTAACTGAATATTAA
- a CDS encoding purple acid phosphatase family protein, with translation MEKKVLGRRNFLGRLMKAGALLPLAGTPGLAAVAGTAAVALNPGYTASAVPDRIILNITKDPATSAAITWRTNTTAAAYVEYTKADAHPEFAARAARISAKTEALKYDTLQVCYHSITLTGLQPDTLYTYRVGNEEGWSEWLQFRTAAAAGKLSFIYLGDAQVGIRPFWSRVIRKAYAQLPEAQLIIHAGDLVNRANNDDEWGQWFEAAGYIHGSVPSLVTPGNHEYTHEDGLPHLSVHWKKQFTLPENGTGLDELEGSVFYSDIQGVRFISLNTMMMEEATSESLLHTQQQWLENTLSANPNKWTVVTMHHPVFSTKKGRSNEKVKTWFKPLFDKYKVDIVLQGHDHAYGRGMQQIAPYGTAYVVSVSGSKMYEYEKMEWADIVTGHLQMYHLVTIDNNRLDFRSYLATGELFDAFILEKRTGKTNKFKENKPS, from the coding sequence ATGGAAAAGAAAGTATTAGGTAGAAGAAATTTTCTCGGCAGGTTGATGAAAGCTGGTGCATTACTGCCATTGGCGGGAACGCCCGGTCTGGCTGCGGTTGCAGGTACTGCCGCTGTAGCGCTGAATCCTGGTTATACAGCCTCCGCAGTCCCTGACCGGATCATCCTGAATATTACCAAAGACCCGGCTACTTCAGCAGCCATTACCTGGCGAACCAACACTACTGCTGCAGCATATGTTGAATATACAAAAGCAGATGCCCATCCGGAGTTTGCTGCCAGGGCTGCCAGGATATCCGCTAAAACGGAAGCATTGAAATATGATACACTACAGGTCTGTTATCATAGCATAACGCTTACTGGTCTTCAGCCAGACACGCTTTACACCTATCGTGTAGGTAATGAAGAGGGTTGGAGTGAATGGCTGCAGTTTCGCACAGCAGCGGCTGCGGGCAAACTCTCTTTTATTTACCTCGGCGATGCACAGGTAGGTATCAGACCATTCTGGAGCCGGGTGATCAGAAAAGCCTATGCGCAGTTGCCGGAAGCACAGCTGATCATTCATGCCGGCGACCTCGTCAACCGCGCCAACAACGACGATGAGTGGGGCCAGTGGTTCGAGGCGGCTGGCTATATTCATGGAAGCGTTCCATCGCTGGTAACACCGGGCAATCATGAATACACCCATGAAGATGGTTTGCCTCATCTGTCTGTTCACTGGAAAAAGCAGTTTACCCTCCCCGAAAACGGTACCGGCCTCGATGAATTGGAAGGCTCCGTGTTTTATTCGGATATACAGGGTGTACGCTTTATCAGTCTTAACACGATGATGATGGAGGAAGCTACTTCAGAATCCCTGCTGCATACGCAGCAGCAGTGGCTGGAAAACACACTGTCTGCTAATCCCAATAAATGGACGGTTGTAACAATGCATCATCCGGTTTTCTCCACCAAAAAGGGCAGAAGCAATGAAAAAGTAAAGACCTGGTTTAAACCACTTTTCGATAAATATAAGGTCGATATTGTATTGCAGGGGCATGATCATGCCTATGGCAGAGGCATGCAGCAGATTGCGCCTTACGGTACCGCCTATGTGGTTTCTGTGAGTGGATCGAAGATGTATGAATATGAAAAAATGGAGTGGGCTGATATTGTAACCGGTCATCTGCAGATGTATCACCTCGTGACCATCGATAACAACCGGCTCGACTTCAGATCCTACCTGGCTACCGGTGAATTATTCGACGCCTTTATCCTGGAGAAACGTACCGGCAAGACCAATAAATTCAAGGAAAACAAACCTTCATGA
- a CDS encoding class I SAM-dependent methyltransferase has translation MKIPELTTMLINPYNHQPLHITETHNLEDVSGNIIPVVEGIPDFLALEKVDGLNKKYQRLYDRISPFNDITERLVSFFIDLHRLRSEWMADVEIEPGYKVLETSVGTGWNIRVLPEFAEYYGLDISSGMLRQASRNMAKWNRSMQLFRGNAEYLPFRDHTFDCVFHVGGINFFNNRERAIAEMIRVARPGSRIVIIDETAEHIRKQYRKIPFVKSYFSSGDADEARAVAPIALVPPDMQEVAVKLLEKGSMYQLSFRTV, from the coding sequence ATGAAGATCCCGGAATTAACAACCATGCTGATCAATCCCTATAATCATCAGCCATTGCATATAACGGAGACGCACAACCTGGAAGATGTATCCGGTAATATCATTCCGGTAGTCGAAGGGATTCCTGACTTTCTTGCACTCGAAAAGGTAGATGGCCTGAATAAAAAATACCAGCGCCTTTACGATCGTATCAGTCCTTTCAATGATATTACAGAGCGGCTTGTTTCCTTCTTCATCGACTTACATCGTCTTCGCAGTGAATGGATGGCAGATGTGGAGATAGAGCCAGGGTACAAGGTACTGGAGACTTCTGTGGGTACCGGCTGGAACATCAGGGTGTTGCCGGAGTTTGCCGAGTATTACGGACTCGATATTTCCAGTGGCATGTTGCGGCAGGCCAGCCGTAATATGGCTAAATGGAACCGGTCCATGCAGCTTTTCAGAGGCAATGCAGAATATCTTCCCTTCAGGGACCATACTTTCGATTGTGTATTTCACGTAGGCGGTATCAACTTCTTCAACAACCGGGAACGGGCTATAGCGGAAATGATTCGTGTAGCCAGGCCCGGTAGTCGTATTGTCATCATCGACGAAACAGCCGAACATATCAGGAAACAATACAGGAAAATTCCTTTTGTCAAAAGTTATTTCAGCAGCGGAGATGCAGATGAAGCAAGAGCTGTAGCACCCATAGCCCTGGTGCCGCCGGATATGCAGGAGGTAGCAGTTAAACTACTGGAAAAAGGCAGTATGTACCAGTTGAGTTTCAGAACTGTGTAG
- a CDS encoding SusC/RagA family TonB-linked outer membrane protein — protein sequence MKTLLSHRILMLFFLLSVGVRLLAQSSQDRMLKFSGTTLTVRQFIQQIKTQQQLQVTFDEEVNALLSHTVHVRKNTATLKEALGWLATDVAIQCRIVNNYAILSVALPVKKQDAPPAARSELPPPSTKALGEVVVTALGIKKTERNLGYAIAQLSSKDVNDVPQPNVMNSLAARVPGVSIRSTGSDPGSSVMVTIRGQSSISKDNQPLYVIDGVPVAPAIQNPAQAVDGKQTIDYGSPISDVSADDIASITVLKGASAAALYGSRAGSGVILITTKSSAVKKGLGVSFNSTVMFDKAWMFPDFQNEFGSGDWIGTNNTLSTSAWGPQLNTGRKLVQWNSPLDENGKPVPLEWTSYPNRIKDFFRTGRTFTNNIAVSKSGDAGNFRISYANMQNQGIVPNTDMKRNNLTFSGTYHLNKSIHISSNIAYTNSASDNRPSAYTESVTTQVYKLTPNVDIHALRNYWLPGKEGLQQYNPYSTDDNPYLIAYEETNSYNRNRITGNVQLQLDLRKDLTLMLRTGLDYYAVSEDQKRPFSAKRNPKGAYVLENNQFKEQNSDFLLTYKPELKSDFKLSVAVGGNRMDQQLQSNQQSAGSLTLPEVYNLSNAAAGSIINTQSKTHKRINSIYGMSEISYKDYIFLNLTARNDWSSTLPKSNNAYFYPSVSVSAIVSDMLDIRWRQLSYLKLRANWSQVGSDTDPYQLYNTVPFDTDWGSVKRATISFSQRNRMLKPEIATSYEGGLEAGFLQDRLGVNVTWYKTNNRNQIIQVPTTIASGASSMLINAGNIQNSGWEIALNTVPVKGKFTWKSDVNFTHNQNKVISLTPAVTSYMLGSTDGSNIVYLIKEGTKMGDFYSRSWVKVKEGPYAGQALLNSNGLQQQDPELVKIGNYNPDFMVGFNNNFRYKNLTLNFLIDWRQGGSYYSYVAKSLIQDGRTTNTLQGRDAAHGGLTWTDANGTVRNDGMIMEGVVDKGNGNYKPNDIIIAAPDYYDNKYWKYYENETYSATYVKLKEVSLTYAFGRSVMRRIPFLSSLAFSLIGNNLYTWTAAGNGYDPEITMSLGSQRYQGVGHWTLPGTRSYGAKLSCNF from the coding sequence ATGAAAACATTGTTATCGCATCGAATCCTGATGCTGTTTTTTCTCTTGTCCGTCGGTGTCCGGCTACTGGCGCAGTCCTCGCAGGACCGCATGCTGAAGTTCAGCGGCACTACCCTGACGGTAAGACAATTCATTCAGCAGATAAAAACGCAGCAACAACTGCAGGTAACGTTCGATGAAGAAGTCAATGCGCTGCTGTCACACACCGTACATGTCCGCAAGAACACCGCCACACTTAAAGAAGCACTCGGCTGGCTTGCTACCGATGTCGCTATACAATGCCGCATCGTTAATAATTACGCTATTCTTAGTGTAGCCCTGCCCGTTAAAAAACAGGATGCTCCTCCTGCGGCCAGGTCTGAATTACCACCGCCTTCTACCAAAGCTTTGGGAGAAGTGGTGGTGACCGCCCTTGGCATCAAAAAAACAGAACGTAACCTGGGATATGCTATCGCACAACTATCTTCCAAAGATGTGAATGATGTACCCCAGCCCAATGTGATGAACAGCCTGGCTGCGCGCGTGCCAGGCGTGAGTATTCGCAGCACCGGCTCCGATCCGGGTTCAAGTGTGATGGTAACGATACGCGGCCAATCCTCTATCAGCAAAGACAACCAGCCATTATACGTTATTGACGGAGTACCCGTAGCTCCTGCCATACAGAACCCCGCACAGGCGGTAGACGGAAAACAGACCATCGACTATGGCAGCCCTATCAGTGATGTCAGCGCAGATGATATCGCCAGCATCACCGTGTTAAAAGGTGCTAGTGCTGCCGCGCTCTATGGTAGCCGCGCCGGTTCAGGCGTGATCCTCATCACCACCAAATCCAGTGCTGTAAAAAAAGGACTGGGTGTCAGCTTCAATTCTACTGTCATGTTCGACAAAGCATGGATGTTCCCTGACTTCCAGAACGAATTTGGCAGCGGTGACTGGATAGGCACTAATAATACGCTCAGTACATCAGCCTGGGGCCCTCAACTCAATACCGGCCGTAAACTGGTACAATGGAACAGCCCCCTGGATGAAAACGGTAAACCGGTTCCCCTGGAATGGACATCCTATCCCAATCGCATCAAAGACTTCTTCCGCACCGGACGGACATTTACCAACAACATCGCCGTATCAAAAAGCGGAGATGCCGGTAACTTCAGAATTTCATATGCCAATATGCAGAACCAGGGTATAGTCCCCAATACCGATATGAAGCGCAATAACCTGACCTTCTCCGGTACCTATCATCTCAACAAATCCATCCATATCAGCAGTAATATCGCCTATACCAACAGCGCCAGTGATAACCGTCCTTCTGCCTATACGGAGAGTGTTACCACGCAGGTCTATAAACTGACGCCCAACGTAGATATCCATGCTTTACGCAACTATTGGTTGCCTGGTAAGGAGGGCCTGCAACAGTATAACCCCTACAGCACAGACGATAATCCTTACCTCATCGCATATGAGGAAACCAATAGCTACAACCGTAACCGTATCACCGGAAACGTACAGCTGCAGCTGGACCTCCGGAAAGACCTGACCCTGATGCTGCGCACAGGGCTGGACTACTACGCCGTTTCGGAAGATCAGAAACGACCATTCAGTGCAAAAAGAAATCCCAAAGGCGCCTATGTATTAGAAAACAATCAGTTCAAGGAACAAAACAGTGACTTCCTGCTCACCTATAAACCTGAATTGAAAAGTGACTTTAAACTTTCCGTTGCAGTAGGTGGAAACAGAATGGACCAGCAACTGCAATCCAATCAGCAATCCGCCGGAAGCCTTACCCTGCCGGAAGTCTACAACCTTTCCAATGCAGCTGCTGGGTCTATCATCAATACACAATCCAAAACCCACAAACGTATCAACAGCATTTATGGGATGAGTGAGATCAGTTATAAGGATTATATCTTCCTGAACCTCACTGCTAGAAACGACTGGAGCAGTACACTGCCCAAATCAAACAATGCTTACTTCTATCCATCTGTATCTGTAAGCGCTATAGTGTCTGATATGCTGGATATCCGCTGGCGCCAGCTCTCTTATCTGAAACTGAGGGCCAACTGGTCGCAGGTGGGTTCTGATACAGATCCTTACCAGCTGTATAATACCGTACCATTCGATACCGACTGGGGTAGCGTAAAACGGGCCACCATCAGCTTCAGCCAGCGAAACAGGATGCTGAAACCAGAGATCGCCACTTCTTATGAAGGTGGTCTGGAAGCCGGTTTTTTGCAAGATCGTTTAGGCGTGAATGTTACCTGGTATAAAACCAATAACAGAAACCAGATCATCCAGGTGCCTACCACCATTGCTTCCGGCGCCAGCAGCATGCTCATCAACGCCGGTAATATTCAGAACAGCGGCTGGGAGATAGCCCTGAATACCGTTCCGGTAAAAGGAAAATTCACCTGGAAATCAGATGTCAATTTTACACATAACCAGAACAAAGTCATCTCACTGACCCCGGCTGTGACCAGTTATATGCTGGGTAGCACCGATGGAAGTAATATCGTATACCTGATAAAGGAAGGTACCAAAATGGGCGACTTCTATAGCAGAAGCTGGGTGAAAGTGAAAGAAGGTCCTTATGCAGGACAAGCCCTGCTGAACAGCAACGGCCTGCAACAACAAGATCCGGAATTGGTGAAGATCGGCAACTATAACCCTGATTTTATGGTTGGCTTTAATAACAATTTCCGCTATAAAAACCTGACACTGAATTTCCTGATCGACTGGCGCCAGGGTGGTTCCTATTACTCCTATGTAGCCAAAAGCCTTATCCAGGACGGTCGTACTACCAATACCCTGCAAGGAAGAGACGCTGCGCATGGTGGCCTCACCTGGACCGATGCCAACGGCACCGTGCGTAATGACGGTATGATCATGGAAGGCGTGGTAGACAAAGGCAATGGCAACTATAAACCCAACGACATTATCATCGCAGCACCAGATTATTACGACAACAAATACTGGAAGTACTACGAAAATGAAACCTACAGCGCAACTTATGTGAAGTTGAAAGAAGTATCGCTCACCTATGCCTTCGGCAGAAGTGTGATGCGCCGTATTCCTTTCCTAAGCAGCCTTGCCTTCTCGCTGATCGGTAACAACCTGTATACCTGGACCGCAGCAGGAAATGGCTATGATCCCGAGATTACCATGAGTCTGGGCAGCCAGCGCTACCAGGGCGTAGGACACTGGACACTGCCAGGAACAAGATCATATGGTGCCAAACTCAGTTGCAACTTTTAA
- a CDS encoding FecR family protein: MADFQPDSILLISYFEGNISDPATKADIEAYIASCKAPEVVQACMEAAWNNTSHLKSDKATDSDWQQFRRLAGIEAKRRTMYPQLAAAAVLLVLIIAAGGWFFKPQHKEKALVWQTITAAPGAPHQLQLPDGSQVTIFPGSSISYVKTFNTTVREIRLSGRAFFNITSAAERPFLVTAGKYTTQVLGTSFEVDDRQSLTVSLLSGKVRLLDNHGQPLTDLQPNQQAIIDKQAGSFHLTTIEANVVTAWTSGQLSFDQEKLNTVCTDLQQWYKTQIRIEKKELLQKRITAEFKQLPLQTVMGILSQTAGFRYRQEKDTIVIY; this comes from the coding sequence ATGGCAGATTTTCAACCAGACAGCATCCTGCTGATCAGCTACTTTGAAGGTAACATTTCTGATCCCGCTACAAAGGCGGATATTGAGGCTTATATCGCCAGCTGTAAAGCCCCTGAGGTGGTACAGGCGTGCATGGAAGCCGCATGGAATAATACCAGCCATCTGAAGTCAGACAAGGCGACGGACAGCGACTGGCAACAATTCCGCCGCCTCGCAGGCATAGAAGCCAAACGTCGGACAATGTATCCGCAGCTGGCTGCAGCGGCAGTACTGCTGGTGCTGATCATCGCCGCAGGTGGTTGGTTTTTCAAACCTCAGCATAAGGAAAAAGCACTGGTATGGCAAACCATTACCGCTGCTCCGGGTGCACCTCACCAGCTTCAATTACCCGATGGCTCCCAGGTAACCATCTTTCCCGGTTCTTCCATTAGTTATGTCAAAACATTTAATACGACTGTCCGCGAAATACGTCTCTCCGGCCGCGCATTCTTTAATATAACATCCGCCGCTGAAAGGCCATTCCTTGTTACTGCAGGCAAGTATACCACACAGGTGCTGGGCACTTCCTTTGAGGTAGATGACCGGCAATCATTGACTGTAAGCCTTCTCTCCGGAAAAGTAAGACTGTTGGACAACCACGGCCAACCACTCACCGATCTTCAACCCAATCAGCAGGCTATCATCGATAAACAAGCCGGTAGCTTCCATCTTACCACCATCGAAGCAAATGTTGTAACAGCATGGACTTCCGGCCAGCTCTCCTTCGATCAGGAAAAATTGAATACCGTCTGCACAGACTTACAGCAATGGTATAAAACACAGATCAGGATAGAAAAAAAGGAACTGCTGCAAAAGCGTATTACTGCTGAGTTTAAACAGTTACCGCTGCAAACGGTGATGGGTATACTCTCACAGACAGCCGGATTCCGGTACCGGCAGGAAAAAGATACCATCGTGATTTACTAA
- a CDS encoding heavy-metal-associated domain-containing protein encodes METVQFKTNIKCSGCIAAVTPALNEVAGQDNWEVDLQSPDKVLTVSTDKVVKEEIRQAIEKAGYKAEALV; translated from the coding sequence ATGGAAACAGTACAGTTTAAAACCAATATCAAATGTTCAGGTTGCATTGCTGCCGTTACACCTGCATTAAATGAAGTAGCAGGACAGGATAACTGGGAAGTGGATTTACAGAGTCCCGACAAAGTATTAACCGTTTCTACAGATAAGGTAGTAAAAGAAGAGATACGACAGGCTATAGAAAAGGCTGGCTATAAAGCGGAAGCATTGGTATAA
- a CDS encoding SusD/RagB family nutrient-binding outer membrane lipoprotein, whose protein sequence is MKLYKIFAGLLTALAFTGCTKDFESINTNPNNPSVTRPEYHLTEAITQTAYAYAENGFARRPAALGRYITLIRNNDYELFRWTAVDWSDIYQRAMIVKTMQQEATDMKQPAYVAAGKVLMAFNIAYLTDLYGDVPYSKALQSVENGNIKPTYDKQEDIYRSLLNLLKEANAELKNNGTGIDAKADAMFAGDALKWRKLANSLRLRMLLRCSKTYAAAWTEMQEILGNKAEYPIMESNADNAEVAYIGAKKDDSWAGGPMNMIDNDFQKTKASKELVDALLSRNDPRLELWIAPVGSTDGATVDKNKYVGIPHAYTNPGDYNGGESHQSILSSFFRQNKPTGLKASLMLYAEVCFITAEAMQQGKVTMSGNTAEGMYNNGIKSSLDYYGLQAEAQRRNYYDLPLVKYNGTLEQLITQKWIAMAFRGAEGWFDFRRTGYPAFVVGPMAFQKTFPVRYAWPATEQDVNLDNYNTAVKAFGPDDINTKMWYLR, encoded by the coding sequence ATGAAACTATATAAAATATTCGCAGGTCTGCTGACAGCACTGGCTTTTACCGGTTGCACAAAAGACTTTGAAAGTATCAATACCAATCCCAACAACCCATCTGTTACCAGACCGGAATATCACCTGACGGAAGCCATCACACAAACGGCTTATGCCTATGCGGAAAACGGTTTTGCAAGAAGACCGGCAGCATTGGGCAGATACATTACCCTGATCAGGAATAATGACTATGAATTGTTTCGATGGACAGCCGTTGACTGGTCAGATATCTATCAGCGTGCGATGATCGTTAAAACGATGCAGCAGGAAGCTACCGATATGAAACAGCCTGCATATGTGGCTGCTGGTAAGGTGCTGATGGCCTTTAATATAGCCTACCTCACTGACCTCTACGGAGATGTGCCCTATTCAAAAGCATTGCAGTCAGTGGAAAACGGTAATATCAAACCAACCTACGACAAACAGGAAGATATTTACAGAAGCCTGCTTAACCTGCTGAAAGAGGCTAATGCAGAACTGAAAAACAACGGAACTGGTATCGATGCAAAAGCGGATGCCATGTTTGCCGGTGATGCCCTGAAATGGCGAAAGCTGGCCAATTCCCTGCGTTTGCGTATGCTGCTGCGTTGCTCAAAAACATATGCAGCTGCCTGGACAGAGATGCAGGAAATACTGGGCAACAAAGCAGAGTATCCCATCATGGAGAGTAATGCAGACAATGCAGAAGTAGCATATATCGGTGCCAAAAAGGATGACAGCTGGGCCGGCGGACCCATGAACATGATCGACAACGATTTTCAAAAGACGAAGGCCAGTAAAGAATTGGTAGATGCGCTGCTTTCACGGAACGATCCCAGGCTGGAACTTTGGATAGCACCGGTTGGCAGCACCGATGGAGCTACTGTTGATAAAAACAAATATGTGGGTATCCCTCACGCCTATACGAATCCTGGTGATTACAATGGTGGAGAATCACATCAATCTATCTTATCCTCCTTCTTCAGACAGAATAAACCTACCGGTTTGAAAGCCAGCCTGATGCTGTATGCAGAGGTGTGTTTCATCACGGCAGAGGCCATGCAGCAGGGAAAGGTAACCATGTCCGGCAATACAGCGGAAGGGATGTACAACAACGGGATAAAGTCTTCCCTGGATTATTACGGGCTGCAGGCAGAAGCACAACGACGGAATTACTATGATCTGCCATTGGTGAAGTACAACGGAACACTGGAACAGCTGATCACACAGAAATGGATCGCCATGGCATTCCGCGGGGCTGAGGGCTGGTTTGATTTCCGCCGTACCGGTTACCCGGCATTTGTGGTGGGACCTATGGCTTTTCAGAAAACTTTCCCGGTAAGATACGCATGGCCTGCTACAGAGCAGGATGTAAACCTGGACAACTACAATACAGCCGTTAAGGCATTTGGACCAGATGATATCAACACAAAAATGTGGTACCTGAGATAA